One Triticum dicoccoides isolate Atlit2015 ecotype Zavitan chromosome 5B, WEW_v2.0, whole genome shotgun sequence genomic window carries:
- the LOC119308745 gene encoding clavaminate synthase-like protein At3g21360, whose amino-acid sequence MEATSEQDGGGSGAGDYEALMAALMANRQLLEAKVGINNAMFAASDMATSQLGDSFVVGECQGQKTIDGKQMPLIKEFPGKVILFCEVPPPEGGETPFVPSFRVTERALEEFPEMVEELDAKGLRYTFTAPSNNNTGSMRGRGWEDAFGTSDKSEAETRAKALGMGVEWLEDGGVKTILGPRTLTRVFPGRKGRRMWFNTLVGMHGKDLSSATAADGTEIPASFVQRCEEIIEEESIQFRWRKGDILILDNLATLHGRRPSLPPRRVLVATCK is encoded by the exons ATGGAAGCCACCTCAGAACAAGACGGAGGTGGCAGCGGAGCCGGCGACTACGAAGCTCTCATGGCAGCCCTGATGGCGAACAGGCAACTGCTGGAAGCCAAGGTCGGCATCAACAACGCAATGTTCGCCGCCAGCGATATGGCCACGTCGCAGCTCGGCGATTCCTTCGTTGTCGGCGAGTGCCAAGGGCAGAAGACCATCGATGGCAAGCAGATGCCATTG ATCAAGGAGTTCCCGGGGAAGGTGATACTGTTCTGTGAGGTGCCGCCGCCGGAGGGCGGAGAGACGCCGTTCGTGCCGAGCTTCCGGGTGACGGAGCGAGCGCTGGAGGAGTTCCCGGAGATGGTGGAGGAGCTGGACGCCAAGGGGCTCCGGTACACGTTCACGGCGCCGAGCAACAACAACACCGGGTCCATGAGAGGGAGAGGATGGGAAGACGCTTTCGGCACGTCAGACAAGTCTGAAGCAGAGACGAG GGCAAAGGCACTAGGAATGGGCGTGGAGTGGCTTGAGGACGGTGGCGTGAAGACGATCCTGGGTCCACGCACGCTGACCCGCGTCTTCCCAGGGCGCAAGGGACGGAGGATGTGGTTCAACACGTTGGTCGGGATGCACGGCAAGGACCTGAGCTCGGCCACGGCGGCCGACGGGACCGAGATCCCAGCGAGCTTCGTGCAACGGTGCGAGGAGATCATCGAGGAGGAGAGCATCCAGTTCCGTTGGCGCAAGGGCGACATCCTCATCCTCGACAACCTCGCCACGCTACATGGCCGGCGGCCGTCGCTGCCGCCTAGGCGGGTTCTCGTCGCAACTTGCAAGTGA